A genomic window from Paenibacillus sp. FSL K6-0276 includes:
- a CDS encoding MraY family glycosyltransferase encodes MLIIYIAGFIVCMGLALGLTPLVKKFAIKIGATDVPNARKVHTKIMPRLGGLAIFLAFVLGLFAVLPIIPYEFTPREVNFIKALLCGGGLIVLIGALDDRFELSAKVKLLGQIIAACIVVFGFGITVDFVNIPFNNTYSSLESWIAIPLTIFWIVGVTNAVNLIDGLDGLAAGVSGIAIATIAAMAFVMGNTMVAMLCLLLLGSIIGFLFFNFHPAKIFMGDTGSLFLGFCLALLALLGFKQIAVISFITPLLIIGVPLSDTFFAIVRRKLQKKPIFAPDKGHLHHCLRELGFSHRQTVLIIYGIAAFFGILAVIQSSAALYEANWVTFVVICIMLFFLQIGAEVTGLIGKTKRPVIDFFLRMRMKADPERGSKS; translated from the coding sequence ATGTTAATCATATACATCGCTGGATTCATCGTATGCATGGGACTCGCTCTTGGCCTCACACCTTTGGTGAAGAAATTCGCCATCAAGATTGGTGCAACAGATGTGCCGAATGCTCGTAAAGTGCACACGAAAATTATGCCCCGCCTTGGCGGATTAGCTATTTTTCTAGCGTTTGTGTTAGGCCTGTTTGCCGTATTGCCGATTATTCCATACGAGTTCACTCCGCGGGAGGTCAACTTCATCAAAGCGCTGCTGTGTGGTGGCGGACTGATTGTACTTATCGGGGCACTCGATGACCGATTCGAATTATCAGCAAAGGTGAAGCTACTGGGCCAAATTATCGCAGCATGTATCGTTGTTTTCGGTTTTGGTATTACTGTAGATTTTGTGAATATTCCATTTAATAATACGTATTCCTCACTGGAAAGTTGGATTGCTATCCCGCTTACGATTTTCTGGATTGTCGGTGTTACCAATGCCGTTAATCTGATCGATGGGTTGGACGGGCTTGCGGCTGGTGTATCAGGTATTGCAATTGCTACGATTGCGGCAATGGCTTTCGTGATGGGAAACACCATGGTTGCAATGCTATGTCTGTTGCTTCTGGGTAGCATCATCGGATTCCTGTTCTTTAACTTCCATCCCGCTAAGATTTTCATGGGAGATACGGGCTCGCTATTCTTAGGATTTTGCTTGGCATTACTTGCCTTGCTAGGATTTAAACAGATTGCTGTGATTTCGTTTATTACACCTTTGCTCATTATCGGTGTACCTTTGTCGGACACGTTCTTTGCGATCGTTCGGCGTAAGCTGCAGAAGAAACCAATATTCGCACCAGACAAAGGCCACTTGCATCACTGTCTACGCGAGCTTGGTTTTAGCCACCGCCAGACTGTACTCATTATTTATGGTATTGCTGCGTTTTTCGGTATTCTTGCTGTCATTCAATCATCAGCAGCTCTTTATGAAGCGAACTGGGTTACATTCGTAGTCATTTGCATTATGTTGTTCTTCTTGCAAATCGGTGCTGAAGTTACAGGCTTGATCGGCAAGACTAAACGCCCAGTGATTGATTTCTTTTTAAGAATGCGTATGAAGGCTGATCCGGAAAGAGGCTCTAAGTCTTAA
- a CDS encoding DUF5693 family protein, whose protein sequence is MQQKWQRWNISSRKWLWIIVVVGVLAALPVVYDRLQTEKSSKTVEFVFDYRDLVEVASYRANPQDYISEQLDRLKDAGVQSMAIYESTLEDYRKARRLMMWGAADIANLTDTIIPENENYTYVLFTNPDYYEALAPVIKEAFSNLGITSKEWSFRGQQGLIIETPIEDATLKPLQPDPFTLEMLHDKGFSIVPRLVDSLTYNEATVKKLLDRYEELGVKRILFEGESVKGFNDDADTGSITDFANLLKERGIGIAAIENIKKQQKGFNKLAYLLNYNVTRLYSLSEGDSALDPKVISDRFALATKDRNIRMIYLNTIPSRNTAKAQVTDTLDNLITSLSDPGGAVEQIKENGFTLGQATAFEVVDSPYQRYFKLVAVVGAVSLVALLISYFIPWLTIPAWVLGLLGSAGLLVLKPEMFEQALALAAAISAPTLAVVLAIRKVNEMGPPLRSNALTYKAMSPQRRFTHSLVLYLKTSLISLSAVPFVIALLNNITYSLVLNQFRGVSLLHMAPIGLVALYVLLYRGEFVFNKTGKLLRTPITLAWVIAAAVLGVVGMYYLSRTGNGGNVSSLEMAFRTFLENAVGVRPRNKEFLLAHPLLILGAFLAFRYRSAAFIMIIAVIGQLSMVDTFAHIHSPVLISLVRGLLGLGLGLIIGVIAVIVWQIAEGCWKRWSPLLKK, encoded by the coding sequence GTGCAGCAAAAATGGCAACGTTGGAATATTTCTTCCCGAAAGTGGCTGTGGATCATAGTTGTGGTTGGCGTTTTAGCTGCCTTACCTGTTGTCTATGACCGTCTGCAGACGGAGAAGTCTTCCAAGACAGTGGAATTTGTATTTGATTATCGTGATCTGGTAGAAGTCGCCAGCTATCGTGCGAATCCGCAGGATTATATTTCAGAACAGCTCGATCGTCTAAAGGATGCTGGTGTACAGAGTATGGCGATCTATGAGAGCACACTTGAAGATTACCGTAAAGCACGTCGTCTAATGATGTGGGGTGCGGCTGATATAGCTAATCTTACGGATACAATCATTCCGGAGAATGAGAACTATACTTATGTTCTCTTTACTAATCCTGATTACTACGAGGCCCTAGCACCAGTTATTAAAGAGGCATTCAGTAATCTTGGGATTACTTCAAAGGAATGGAGTTTCCGCGGACAACAAGGTCTTATTATTGAGACTCCAATAGAAGACGCTACACTGAAGCCTCTTCAGCCAGATCCATTTACACTGGAGATGCTACATGATAAAGGATTCTCAATTGTACCGCGTCTTGTTGATTCTCTGACTTATAATGAAGCGACAGTTAAGAAGTTGTTAGATCGTTATGAGGAACTGGGTGTCAAACGGATCCTGTTTGAAGGAGAGTCCGTTAAAGGGTTTAATGATGATGCTGATACTGGCAGTATCACTGACTTTGCTAATCTCCTTAAGGAACGTGGAATCGGGATTGCAGCGATTGAGAATATTAAAAAACAGCAGAAGGGCTTCAACAAGCTTGCTTATTTGCTGAACTATAATGTGACACGGCTATATTCCCTTAGCGAAGGAGATTCAGCCTTAGATCCAAAAGTGATCTCGGATCGTTTTGCTCTGGCGACGAAGGATCGTAACATCCGTATGATTTATCTAAATACTATTCCTTCACGGAATACAGCTAAGGCTCAGGTTACAGATACGCTAGATAACCTTATTACCAGTCTAAGTGATCCTGGAGGCGCCGTTGAGCAGATCAAAGAAAATGGGTTTACTCTAGGACAAGCTACGGCATTTGAGGTTGTAGATTCGCCGTATCAGCGTTACTTCAAGCTGGTTGCGGTAGTTGGAGCAGTCTCTTTAGTGGCTCTGCTGATTTCTTACTTTATTCCATGGCTTACGATTCCTGCATGGGTGCTAGGATTATTGGGTAGTGCAGGACTGTTAGTCTTGAAACCTGAGATGTTTGAGCAAGCACTCGCGCTAGCGGCCGCGATAAGTGCACCGACCCTTGCCGTTGTGCTTGCCATTCGTAAGGTCAATGAAATGGGGCCTCCTTTACGGAGTAATGCCCTTACCTATAAGGCTATGAGCCCGCAACGTCGGTTTACGCATAGTCTGGTGCTTTATCTGAAGACTTCATTAATTTCTTTGAGCGCTGTACCATTCGTGATCGCACTGCTCAACAACATTACTTATAGTCTAGTGCTGAACCAGTTCCGTGGTGTTAGTCTGCTTCATATGGCGCCTATCGGCCTTGTGGCACTTTATGTACTTTTGTACCGTGGGGAGTTTGTCTTTAACAAGACAGGCAAACTGTTGCGGACACCTATCACACTAGCATGGGTTATTGCCGCTGCGGTTCTTGGGGTCGTGGGTATGTATTATTTGAGCCGAACTGGAAATGGCGGCAATGTTAGTTCACTTGAAATGGCCTTCCGAACATTCCTCGAGAATGCAGTCGGCGTTCGGCCACGTAATAAAGAGTTCTTGCTGGCCCATCCACTATTAATTCTTGGCGCATTCCTGGCCTTTAGGTACCGGAGTGCAGCGTTTATCATGATTATTGCCGTTATTGGTCAGCTCTCCATGGTGGATACCTTTGCACATATTCATTCACCTGTTCTGATCTCGCTGGTTCGGGGATTGCTCGGACTTGGACTCGGACTGATCATTGGTGTAATTGCCGTAATCGTATGGCAGATTGCAGAAGGGTGTTGGAAACGATGGTCGCCACTCCTAAAAAAATAG
- a CDS encoding WecB/TagA/CpsF family glycosyltransferase, giving the protein MKAESAVPTVPIFGIRVSKVDMAATVAYLTEAVHTRIPHQVITANPIMVMAALEDPAYMDIMKSAELVVPDGTGVVWAANYCNEPVSERVAGYDLLHELMRQGERYSWKVYLLGSTPEVIRETAERLQLQYPGVIIAGYHDGYFGPEADEKIIAGIVKASPDLLFVARGADSQEPWIAKYKSKLGVPIMMGVGGSFDVISGKSKRAPKAFQKMRVEWLYRLLKEPTRYKRMLALPKFALKVVREKDKVTKV; this is encoded by the coding sequence GTGAAAGCAGAAAGCGCGGTACCTACAGTTCCTATTTTTGGGATTAGAGTTTCCAAAGTCGATATGGCTGCAACTGTTGCCTATTTGACAGAGGCTGTTCATACCCGTATCCCGCATCAAGTGATTACAGCTAATCCGATTATGGTCATGGCTGCACTGGAAGATCCAGCTTATATGGATATTATGAAATCAGCTGAGTTGGTTGTTCCCGATGGGACGGGCGTTGTATGGGCTGCTAATTATTGTAATGAGCCGGTATCAGAACGGGTAGCAGGTTATGACCTCTTACATGAATTGATGCGACAGGGTGAAAGATATAGTTGGAAGGTATATCTCCTTGGTTCTACGCCTGAAGTGATTCGGGAAACCGCTGAAAGGTTACAACTGCAATATCCGGGTGTTATCATTGCAGGATATCACGACGGTTATTTTGGACCGGAAGCGGATGAAAAAATTATTGCTGGAATTGTTAAGGCGAGCCCTGACCTATTATTTGTTGCCAGAGGGGCAGATAGTCAGGAACCCTGGATTGCTAAATACAAATCCAAGCTGGGTGTTCCGATCATGATGGGGGTCGGCGGCAGCTTTGACGTGATTTCTGGAAAGAGCAAAAGAGCTCCAAAAGCTTTCCAAAAAATGAGGGTTGAATGGTTGTACCGTCTTTTAAAAGAACCCACACGTTACAAACGAATGCTTGCGCTGCCGAAATTCGCATTAAAAGTGGTGCGTGAGAAAGATAAAGTAACAAAAGTATAG
- the csaB gene encoding polysaccharide pyruvyl transferase CsaB — translation MVATPKKIVISGYYGFRNSGDEAVLQSILIALQKQSQALGISIEPIVLSIDPEWTSATYGVKSVHRMKLGEVRQAIYESSGLISGGGSLLQDVTGSKSIPYYLGIIKLAQWMGRPTFIYAQGIGPVNRKLFHPLIKSVFRKCTYISVRDEQSRELLQSMGLEKKNVEVVPDPVMGLSLPEDADDAAQSSESADSLPVIGISVRYWEQDRKELDVLAQGLIKANREVPLHLRFLPFHAPSDNEDSRYVMEKLKGSITEYGGQVSICEDAIHPQHMLREVGQCDVLIGMRLHSLIYAAGRRVPLIGISYDPKIDHFLDRIQCHPVGATNTLDAEQVAAEIVHLLGTAEDWRTEREIVISTLIQEAGAPARQIVEYFHHKG, via the coding sequence ATGGTCGCCACTCCTAAAAAAATAGTTATCTCCGGTTACTATGGTTTCCGTAACAGTGGAGATGAGGCGGTGTTGCAGTCCATTCTAATTGCACTGCAGAAACAGTCTCAAGCTTTAGGCATATCGATTGAGCCTATAGTATTGTCCATCGACCCTGAATGGACCAGTGCAACATACGGAGTGAAATCCGTGCATCGGATGAAGCTTGGTGAAGTTCGCCAAGCTATTTATGAGAGTTCTGGTCTGATCAGTGGCGGGGGTAGCTTGCTGCAAGATGTAACGGGGAGCAAGAGTATCCCGTACTATCTGGGCATAATCAAGCTTGCGCAGTGGATGGGCAGACCGACCTTTATTTATGCTCAAGGAATCGGACCGGTGAACCGGAAGCTTTTCCACCCTTTAATCAAATCCGTGTTTCGTAAATGTACCTATATATCTGTGCGGGATGAACAATCTCGTGAACTTCTGCAATCCATGGGGCTGGAAAAGAAAAACGTAGAGGTTGTTCCTGACCCTGTAATGGGCTTGTCACTACCAGAGGACGCGGATGATGCTGCACAATCTTCAGAATCAGCAGATTCGCTTCCGGTGATCGGGATATCCGTACGTTATTGGGAGCAAGATCGCAAGGAGCTGGATGTTCTTGCTCAAGGCTTGATCAAGGCCAATCGTGAGGTTCCGTTGCATTTGCGATTCCTCCCTTTTCACGCCCCTTCGGATAATGAGGATTCACGTTATGTGATGGAGAAGCTGAAGGGGAGTATAACCGAGTATGGTGGGCAGGTCAGTATTTGTGAGGATGCTATTCACCCGCAGCATATGCTGCGGGAAGTGGGACAATGCGATGTACTGATCGGAATGCGTCTTCATAGTTTGATTTACGCCGCTGGAAGACGTGTGCCACTAATAGGTATTTCTTATGATCCGAAGATTGATCATTTTCTGGACAGAATTCAGTGCCATCCTGTTGGAGCAACAAACACACTTGATGCTGAACAAGTTGCTGCCGAGATTGTCCATCTTTTGGGGACAGCTGAGGATTGGAGAACAGAACGTGAGATTGTAATTTCTACGTTGATTCAAGAGGCAGGGGCACCAGCTCGGCAAATTGTAGAATATTTTCACCATAAAGGATGA